A region from the Mesotoga infera genome encodes:
- a CDS encoding glutamine amidotransferase yields the protein MKEKAVLLAVREMLTIIVTLFAAGLLLGSDGKAGTIALFLNDPAYEFKLSPIERSMAEQGIEYTIFKIFDDELPEDETEYAALIIAGGDSMRNYIDWNDNVYQGGEMILRGDVPILGICLGHQIISRVFGSVLYYSDERRWHELTFLKDDEILDGFENGLLVWENHAYAVASIPDQFELFARGNVTPIQMMKHKEKEIYGVQFHPETQGGFLRNPPGWQLIKNFAKIAGASVVDPPLPEDGRKVFPY from the coding sequence ATGAAAGAAAAAGCTGTACTTTTGGCTGTTCGAGAGATGCTTACTATTATTGTAACGCTTTTCGCTGCAGGGCTGCTTCTGGGTTCTGACGGGAAGGCAGGAACCATAGCGCTTTTCTTGAACGATCCCGCTTACGAATTTAAGCTCTCGCCAATTGAACGCTCTATGGCCGAACAGGGTATTGAATACACAATTTTCAAGATTTTCGATGATGAACTCCCGGAAGACGAGACCGAGTACGCGGCATTAATAATTGCTGGCGGCGATTCTATGAGGAATTATATTGACTGGAACGACAACGTCTACCAGGGCGGAGAGATGATTCTCAGAGGTGATGTTCCGATACTGGGTATTTGCCTCGGTCACCAGATAATTTCCAGGGTATTCGGCTCAGTTCTCTACTACAGCGATGAACGCCGCTGGCACGAGTTGACTTTTCTGAAAGACGATGAAATCCTTGACGGCTTTGAAAACGGCCTTCTTGTATGGGAGAACCATGCCTATGCAGTTGCCTCCATTCCAGATCAATTTGAACTCTTCGCAAGAGGAAATGTCACTCCTATCCAGATGATGAAGCACAAAGAGAAGGAGATCTACGGTGTTCAATTTCACCCGGAGACACAGGGCGGCTTTCTGCGGAATCCGCCAGGCTGGCAGCTTATAAAGAATTTCGCGAAAATTGCAGGAGCCAGTGTCGTGGATCCTCCTTTGCCCGAAGACGGGCGCAAGGTCTTCCCTTACTGA
- a CDS encoding amino acid ABC transporter permease yields the protein MWKIVSDNWPKLLEGLGVTLEMTMIAVVIGFVIGVVLAIARVYGNKFFYGISTAIIEVIRGTPLLVQLFILYYGLPPLGVNLSPFTAAIIGFAINSGCYQAEYLRGSIQSIAGNQMKAARSLGMTKRQAILQVIMPQAFRRVIPAWTNEFIYLLKYTSLAYIVGAPELMAQAKFIASRNFQFFEVYLVVAVIYLVVVLFFTKLFSILEKKVEIPGLEWVR from the coding sequence GATAGTCTCCGACAACTGGCCGAAACTTCTTGAGGGCCTGGGAGTTACTCTTGAGATGACAATGATAGCCGTAGTGATTGGATTTGTTATCGGCGTGGTCTTAGCCATCGCAAGAGTATACGGTAACAAGTTTTTCTACGGCATTTCGACCGCTATCATAGAGGTGATTAGGGGTACGCCGCTCCTGGTTCAGCTCTTCATTCTATACTATGGCCTTCCACCGCTTGGAGTGAACCTGTCGCCCTTCACAGCAGCGATAATCGGCTTTGCGATAAACAGCGGCTGCTACCAAGCCGAATATCTCAGAGGATCAATACAGTCGATTGCTGGCAATCAGATGAAGGCCGCGAGATCTCTTGGAATGACAAAGAGACAGGCAATACTGCAGGTTATAATGCCTCAAGCCTTTAGAAGGGTCATTCCAGCGTGGACAAATGAATTCATTTACCTGCTGAAATACACTTCATTGGCCTATATAGTCGGTGCTCCTGAACTGATGGCACAGGCGAAGTTCATTGCTTCGAGAAACTTCCAGTTCTTCGAAGTATATCTCGTTGTTGCAGTAATATATCTAGTAGTGGTTCTCTTCTTCACAAAGCTTTTCAGCATTCTGGAGAAAAAAGTGGAGATTCCCGGTCTTGAATGGGTTAGATAG
- the hutH gene encoding histidine ammonia-lyase, which translates to MQIDGEHLRLQDIFRVAFDNEPCTIGESAARLLDERRKSLEIVSKEKTIYGVNTGFGILADHRISTENIDSLQKNIVLSHAAGVGKPVKQELVRAIMLVRANSLLKGYSGVRKCVVQRILDLLNNGITPLVPEKGSVGASGDLAPLAHIAMTLIGEGECFLDGKLVSTSWALESRKLQPLVLKSKEGLSLLNGTAFMAGISACATYTATQLFELAIFVAAMSVDALMGSTSPFDERIQEARRHPGQNYVARRLREALKGSEIRTSHLDCDRVQDAYTLRTIPQVYGAVKDTIDYVSSVLKIEVNSATDNPLIFENGDAISGGNFHGEPVALAADFLSIALTDMGNMIERRIDRLVNPKLNDLPAFLTSGEEGLNSGYMLWQYTAAALASENKTLAHPASADSIPTSGFQEDHVSMGAWGARKLWKIVDNVATLISIEALLAFRALSFRHPKRSSAVIEDFFKDIEEIVPDHVEDRYFGKEFSDVRRLLFRKSGLSNLQDPLFTTQRSSERPS; encoded by the coding sequence GTGCAAATCGACGGAGAACATTTGAGGCTCCAGGATATCTTCCGTGTCGCGTTCGACAATGAGCCCTGTACTATCGGGGAAAGCGCAGCCAGGCTTCTGGACGAGAGGCGAAAATCTCTTGAGATCGTTAGCAAAGAGAAAACTATATACGGAGTTAACACTGGATTCGGAATTCTTGCCGATCATCGAATCTCTACGGAAAATATCGATTCCCTTCAGAAAAACATAGTTCTCTCCCATGCCGCCGGTGTCGGAAAGCCCGTTAAGCAAGAACTCGTAAGGGCCATAATGTTGGTTAGGGCCAATTCTCTCCTGAAAGGATATTCTGGGGTAAGAAAGTGCGTAGTTCAAAGGATTCTGGATCTTCTCAACAATGGCATCACCCCTCTGGTACCCGAAAAAGGCTCCGTGGGAGCCAGCGGAGACCTTGCTCCCCTGGCACACATCGCTATGACGCTTATAGGTGAAGGAGAGTGTTTCCTGGACGGGAAGTTGGTTTCCACCTCTTGGGCTCTGGAGAGTAGGAAACTTCAGCCTCTCGTACTGAAATCAAAAGAGGGTCTAAGCCTTCTCAACGGAACTGCGTTCATGGCGGGAATCAGCGCCTGTGCTACATATACTGCGACACAGCTCTTTGAACTGGCAATTTTTGTTGCAGCCATGTCTGTCGATGCACTTATGGGAAGCACTTCACCCTTCGACGAGAGAATTCAGGAGGCAAGAAGACATCCAGGTCAGAATTATGTGGCCAGAAGACTTCGAGAGGCGCTCAAAGGAAGCGAGATCAGAACCTCCCATCTGGACTGCGACCGGGTTCAAGACGCCTACACGCTGAGGACGATTCCCCAAGTGTATGGGGCGGTGAAAGATACTATCGATTATGTTAGCTCAGTCCTGAAGATAGAAGTCAATTCCGCAACGGACAACCCGCTGATTTTCGAGAACGGAGACGCAATTTCCGGAGGCAACTTCCACGGAGAACCAGTCGCGCTGGCCGCAGATTTTCTCTCGATTGCCTTGACAGACATGGGCAACATGATCGAGAGGCGAATAGATAGACTTGTGAATCCGAAACTCAACGACCTTCCGGCCTTCCTGACCAGCGGAGAGGAGGGACTTAACTCCGGCTACATGCTATGGCAGTACACTGCAGCGGCACTCGCTTCCGAAAACAAAACGCTCGCGCACCCCGCCTCCGCAGACTCGATTCCCACTTCAGGCTTTCAGGAGGACCACGTGAGCATGGGAGCCTGGGGAGCAAGAAAGCTCTGGAAAATAGTAGACAACGTTGCGACTCTGATCTCCATAGAGGCGCTTCTGGCCTTCAGAGCGCTTTCCTTCAGACACCCAAAAAGGTCCAGTGCGGTAATTGAAGATTTCTTTAAGGATATCGAGGAGATAGTTCCCGATCATGTGGAAGATCGTTATTTCGGAAAGGAGTTTTCTGATGTGAGAAGACTTCTCTTCAGGAAATCTGGATTGTCGAATCTCCAGGACCCGTTGTTTACTACTCAACGTTCATCTGAAAGACCGTCATAG